The following are encoded in a window of Sutcliffiella horikoshii genomic DNA:
- a CDS encoding dipeptidase: MQTGLFYSNSIVHMLAVQIMEGLFLRIFDAHCDVLWRMWENREISFKDSEILHVTWDGLKKSAAKVQCFAVYVPEKVRKESAFDVALEMIDIFYEEILQRFPNMKLITTKRDIGELKEGQIGAILTLEGCDAIGTDLDKLRTLYRLGISSVGLTWNHANSVADGILEERGAGLSSFGKSVVKLNNDHFIWTDVSHLSVKGFWDVMELGEYVIASHSNCKDLCHNPRNLSDEQVQALIQKDGAIGVTFVPQFLSNNSQASITDILRHVEHFCTLGAVEHIGFGSDFDGIDQTVQGLHKIEDYSNLVNSLLKYYSETEIRGFLFDNFYKRFPK, from the coding sequence TTGCAAACAGGTTTGTTTTATTCTAATTCAATAGTGCATATGCTTGCTGTTCAAATAATGGAGGGGCTGTTCTTGAGAATATTTGATGCACATTGTGATGTGCTTTGGAGAATGTGGGAAAATAGAGAGATTTCATTTAAAGATAGTGAAATTTTGCATGTGACATGGGACGGATTAAAGAAGTCAGCTGCGAAGGTGCAATGCTTCGCTGTATATGTTCCTGAAAAAGTGAGGAAAGAATCTGCTTTTGATGTAGCATTGGAAATGATTGATATCTTTTATGAAGAGATCTTGCAGAGGTTTCCTAACATGAAGCTTATTACAACGAAGAGGGATATAGGGGAACTTAAGGAAGGTCAGATAGGAGCCATTTTGACTTTAGAGGGCTGTGACGCTATAGGAACTGATTTAGATAAATTGAGAACCTTGTATCGATTAGGGATTTCTTCTGTCGGATTAACATGGAACCATGCCAATTCAGTTGCAGACGGGATTTTAGAAGAAAGAGGTGCCGGGTTAAGTTCTTTTGGGAAGAGTGTAGTGAAGCTGAACAACGATCATTTCATTTGGACAGATGTTTCCCACTTGTCTGTCAAAGGATTTTGGGATGTGATGGAATTAGGTGAATATGTGATTGCTTCTCATTCCAATTGCAAGGACCTTTGTCACAATCCGAGAAATTTATCCGATGAACAAGTACAAGCGCTCATACAAAAGGATGGTGCAATCGGGGTCACCTTTGTCCCGCAATTTTTGTCAAACAACTCACAGGCGAGTATTACAGATATACTTCGTCATGTAGAACACTTCTGTACTTTAGGTGCAGTAGAACATATAGGGTTTGGTTCAGACTTTGACGGAATTGACCAGACAGTTCAGGGGCTCCACAAAATTGAAGATTATAGTAATTTAGTGAATAGCTTATTAAAATACTATTCTGAAACAGAAATCAGAGGGTTTTTGTTTGATAATTTTTATAAAAGGTTCCCTAAATGA
- the spoVS gene encoding stage V sporulation protein SpoVS, translating into MEILKVSAKSNPNSVAGALAGVLRERGGAEIQAIGAGALNQAVKAVAIARGFVAPSGVDLICIPAFTDILIDGEERTAIKLIVEPR; encoded by the coding sequence ATGGAAATATTAAAGGTTTCAGCTAAGTCAAACCCAAATTCGGTAGCAGGGGCTTTAGCAGGGGTTTTAAGAGAGCGTGGAGGTGCCGAAATCCAAGCGATTGGGGCAGGTGCGCTTAATCAAGCAGTGAAGGCAGTTGCCATTGCTCGGGGGTTTGTTGCACCAAGTGGAGTGGATTTAATCTGTATCCCGGCATTTACAGACATTCTGATTGACGGAGAAGAAAGAACGGCCATCAAGCTGATAGTGGAGCCGAGATAA
- a CDS encoding outer spore coat protein CotE has translation MSEYREIITRAVTGKGRKFTQSKHTISPSHRPTSILGCWVINHTYDAKKVDDTVEVKGKYDINVWYSHSDNTKTEVVTETVSYKDVVKLRYKDDNSLGDDHEVIARVLQQPNCLEASIADKEAKVEVQVEREFLTEIIGETKITVEVHPDTLADDNGWDVDEDEFEDLNPDFIVDGYEE, from the coding sequence ATGTCTGAATACAGAGAAATTATCACAAGAGCAGTAACCGGCAAAGGTAGAAAGTTTACGCAGTCCAAACATACGATAAGTCCCTCGCATCGTCCTACAAGCATTTTAGGATGCTGGGTCATTAACCATACGTATGATGCGAAAAAAGTGGACGATACCGTGGAAGTAAAAGGGAAATATGATATCAACGTCTGGTATTCTCACAGTGATAATACAAAGACGGAAGTAGTGACGGAAACAGTTTCCTACAAAGATGTCGTCAAGTTAAGGTATAAAGATGATAACAGCCTTGGTGATGATCATGAAGTAATTGCGCGTGTCCTACAACAACCTAATTGCTTAGAAGCGAGCATCGCTGACAAGGAAGCGAAAGTGGAAGTCCAAGTGGAGAGAGAATTCTTAACTGAGATTATTGGGGAAACCAAAATTACAGTTGAAGTTCATCCAGACACATTAGCGGATGATAATGGCTGGGATGTTGATGAAGATGAGTTTGAAGATCTGAATCCAGACTTTATCGTCGACGGTTACGAAGAGTAA
- a CDS encoding 2-oxoacid:acceptor oxidoreductase subunit alpha — protein MINQLSWKVGGQQGEGIESTGEIFSIALNRLGYYLYGYRHFSSRIKGGHTNNKIRVSTTQVRSISDDLDILVAFDQETIDVNYHELREGGVVIADAKFKPSIPEDGKATLYPVPFTEIATELGTSLMKNMVAVGASSAILDLDAESFREVVQEIFGRKGESIVEKNMEAIRAGVQFIKDQAENVETMQLVKADGNKRLFMIGNDAIALGAVAAGSRFMPAYPITPASEIMEYLIKKLPKFGGTVIQTEDEIAACTMAIGANYAGVRTLTASAGPGLSLMMEAIGLSGMTETPLVVVDTQRGGPSTGLPTKIEQSDLMAMIYGTHGEIPKVVMAPSTVQEAFYDTIEAFNIAEEYQVPVILLTDLQLSLGKQSVEALDYKNIEIRRGKLDINQELPAADDKAYFKRYEVTEDGVSPRVIPGMKYGIHHVTGVEHEETGKPSEVAANRQAQMDKRLRKLNNLKFNTPVHVNAKHEEADVLLVGFNSTRGTIEEAMERLELDGVKANHAQVRLIHPFPTEEIAPLVKAAKKVIVVEYNATGQLANILKMNVGEHEKIRSLLKYDGDPFLPKEIHTKCKELL, from the coding sequence ATGATCAATCAACTTTCATGGAAAGTTGGAGGGCAACAAGGGGAAGGTATCGAAAGTACCGGTGAGATTTTCTCCATTGCATTAAATCGTTTAGGCTATTACTTATATGGTTATCGCCATTTTTCTTCTCGTATTAAAGGTGGACATACGAACAACAAGATTCGTGTGAGTACGACTCAGGTCCGTTCCATTTCGGACGACCTTGATATATTAGTAGCGTTTGATCAAGAAACAATCGACGTAAACTATCATGAACTCCGCGAAGGTGGAGTGGTAATTGCAGATGCAAAGTTTAAACCAAGCATACCTGAAGACGGAAAAGCTACATTGTACCCTGTACCATTCACTGAGATTGCTACAGAGCTTGGAACGTCATTAATGAAGAACATGGTTGCTGTCGGAGCTTCAAGTGCCATCCTTGATTTAGATGCGGAATCATTTCGTGAAGTGGTGCAAGAAATTTTCGGACGCAAAGGCGAATCCATTGTTGAGAAAAACATGGAAGCGATCCGAGCAGGTGTTCAGTTCATTAAAGATCAAGCTGAAAATGTAGAAACAATGCAGCTTGTAAAAGCAGACGGCAATAAACGTCTATTCATGATCGGTAATGATGCTATTGCATTGGGTGCAGTTGCTGCAGGATCTCGCTTTATGCCGGCGTATCCAATTACTCCAGCATCTGAAATTATGGAATACTTAATCAAAAAGCTTCCAAAATTCGGCGGTACTGTTATTCAAACGGAAGATGAGATTGCTGCTTGTACCATGGCAATTGGTGCCAACTATGCAGGTGTACGTACTTTGACTGCTTCAGCAGGTCCAGGTCTTTCTTTAATGATGGAAGCAATTGGTCTTTCTGGCATGACAGAAACACCTCTTGTAGTTGTGGACACGCAACGAGGAGGACCAAGTACAGGGTTACCGACAAAGATTGAGCAGTCTGACCTTATGGCGATGATCTATGGTACTCACGGAGAGATCCCGAAAGTGGTAATGGCTCCTAGTACTGTACAAGAGGCTTTCTACGATACAATCGAGGCATTTAACATTGCAGAAGAATATCAAGTACCCGTAATTCTTTTAACTGATCTTCAATTGTCTCTAGGGAAGCAATCGGTAGAAGCATTAGATTACAAAAACATTGAAATTAGACGCGGAAAGCTGGATATCAATCAAGAGCTTCCGGCTGCTGACGATAAAGCATATTTCAAACGATATGAAGTAACAGAAGATGGCGTATCTCCTCGTGTGATTCCTGGCATGAAATACGGTATCCATCATGTTACTGGTGTAGAGCATGAAGAAACAGGTAAGCCTTCTGAAGTTGCTGCGAACCGTCAAGCACAGATGGACAAGCGTCTTCGTAAATTGAATAACCTTAAATTCAATACGCCTGTACATGTTAATGCAAAGCATGAAGAAGCTGATGTACTACTTGTAGGATTTAACTCGACGCGCGGAACGATCGAAGAGGCAATGGAAAGATTGGAATTGGATGGTGTTAAAGCTAACCATGCACAAGTCCGCCTGATCCACCCATTCCCGACAGAAGAAATCGCGCCACTGGTAAAGGCGGCTAAAAAAGTTATTGTTGTGGAGTATAACGCTACTGGACAACTTGCAAACATCCTGAAAATGAATGTTGGCGAGCATGAGAAAATCCGTAGTCTCTTAAAGTATGATGGGGATCCATTCTTACCGAAAGAAATCCACACAAAATGCAAGGAGTTGTTATAA
- a CDS encoding TIGR00282 family metallophosphoesterase, which yields MRILFIGDVVGSPGRKMVSEYLPKLKSKYKPAVTIVNGENAAGGKGITEKIYQGFLKAGANLVTLGNHTWDNREIFEFIEGAKHMIRPANFPSSNPGKGIAYLPFEGKELAVINLQGRTFLPPIDCPFNKVDDLVEEAKKRTPFIFVDFHAEATSEKQAIGWYLDGRVTGVVGTHTHVQTNDYRILPEGTAYITDVGMTGPYDGILGVDREAVLKRFTTALPVRFEVTEGRAQLNGVLIDVDMKTGKAKKIQPLMINEDHPFFD from the coding sequence GTGAGAATATTATTTATCGGAGATGTAGTGGGATCACCAGGAAGAAAAATGGTGAGCGAATACCTGCCAAAATTAAAAAGTAAATATAAACCGGCTGTTACCATAGTGAACGGGGAAAACGCAGCGGGCGGAAAAGGAATAACGGAAAAAATCTATCAAGGATTTTTAAAAGCCGGTGCCAATCTAGTAACATTAGGAAATCATACATGGGACAACAGGGAGATTTTTGAATTTATTGAAGGCGCAAAGCATATGATCAGGCCGGCAAATTTTCCAAGTTCAAATCCTGGAAAAGGAATTGCCTATCTGCCATTTGAAGGAAAGGAGCTTGCGGTCATCAATCTCCAAGGGCGTACTTTTTTACCTCCAATAGATTGCCCTTTCAACAAAGTGGATGATCTTGTAGAAGAAGCAAAGAAAAGAACGCCGTTTATCTTTGTGGACTTTCATGCTGAAGCAACGAGTGAAAAACAAGCAATAGGTTGGTATCTGGATGGTAGAGTTACAGGTGTTGTTGGAACACATACGCATGTACAAACAAATGATTATCGTATTCTTCCTGAAGGCACGGCGTATATTACGGATGTAGGCATGACAGGGCCTTATGACGGTATTTTAGGTGTGGATAGAGAGGCTGTGCTTAAACGATTCACAACTGCGCTGCCTGTAAGGTTTGAAGTGACAGAAGGAAGAGCCCAATTAAACGGGGTTCTAATAGATGTAGATATGAAAACAGGTAAGGCCAAGAAAATCCAGCCATTGATGATTAATGAGGACCACCCATTCTTTGATTAA
- a CDS encoding glycine C-acetyltransferase, with amino-acid sequence MKGFEYLQEELEQMKEQGTFRKLIPLESDQGSKVVINGKEVIQLSSNNYLGLTTHPRLVKAALEAVEKYGAGTGSVRTIAGTFTMHEQLEEKLAKFKHTEASLVFQSGFTTNQGVLSAILSPEDVVISDALNHASIIDGIRLTKAARKVYKHVDMEDLERALKESGEYRKRLIVTDGVFSMDGNIAPLDKIVELAEKYDALVMVDDAHASGVLGENGRGTVNHFGLDGRVHIQVGTLSKAVGVLGGYVASSRSLIDYLIHKGRPFLFSTSHPPAVTAACDEAIQVLLEEPELIEKLWDNAKFFKDGLLKLGFNTGESQTPVTPVIVGDEALSHKFSDKLLEYGVFAQGIAFPTVAKGLARVRTIVTAQHSKEELQEALDIFEKAGKELGIIS; translated from the coding sequence ATGAAAGGTTTTGAATACCTGCAAGAAGAGTTAGAACAAATGAAAGAACAAGGTACATTTCGTAAATTGATACCGTTAGAGTCCGATCAAGGTTCAAAAGTTGTTATCAACGGCAAAGAAGTGATTCAGCTATCTTCTAATAACTATCTAGGATTAACAACCCACCCTCGCTTGGTGAAAGCTGCATTAGAAGCTGTGGAAAAATACGGTGCCGGGACAGGTTCTGTTCGTACCATTGCCGGGACTTTCACTATGCATGAACAATTAGAAGAAAAATTAGCAAAGTTTAAACATACTGAAGCAAGTCTAGTATTTCAATCCGGATTTACGACAAATCAAGGGGTTCTTTCCGCTATTCTTTCTCCGGAAGATGTTGTAATTTCTGATGCGTTAAATCACGCTTCTATTATTGATGGAATCCGTTTGACAAAGGCTGCGCGTAAAGTGTACAAGCATGTTGACATGGAAGATCTAGAGCGTGCATTGAAAGAATCCGGTGAATACCGTAAACGTCTTATCGTAACAGACGGTGTATTCTCTATGGACGGAAACATTGCCCCTCTTGATAAAATCGTGGAGCTTGCTGAAAAATATGACGCGCTTGTAATGGTGGACGATGCGCATGCTTCCGGCGTACTTGGGGAAAATGGCCGTGGTACTGTGAATCACTTTGGATTAGATGGACGTGTGCATATCCAAGTAGGTACATTAAGTAAAGCAGTCGGCGTTCTTGGCGGATATGTAGCGAGCTCTCGCTCATTAATTGACTACTTAATTCACAAGGGCCGCCCGTTCCTTTTCAGCACTTCTCATCCACCAGCAGTAACTGCTGCATGTGATGAAGCAATTCAAGTTTTACTTGAAGAGCCTGAACTTATTGAAAAACTATGGGATAATGCCAAGTTCTTCAAAGATGGACTTCTGAAACTAGGTTTTAATACAGGCGAAAGCCAAACACCGGTTACACCAGTTATCGTAGGGGACGAAGCTTTATCTCATAAATTCTCTGATAAGCTATTAGAATACGGAGTTTTCGCACAAGGTATTGCGTTCCCGACTGTTGCAAAAGGACTTGCGCGTGTAAGAACAATAGTAACTGCACAACATTCAAAAGAAGAGCTTCAAGAAGCACTAGACATCTTCGAAAAAGCAGGAAAAGAACTAGGTATCATATCGTAA
- a CDS encoding RicAFT regulatory complex protein RicA family protein, with amino-acid sequence MAKYTRADIVERAKELAQMIADTEEVEYFKRAEEQINENQKIKEMVASVKSLQKQAVNFQHYGKTEALKKTEAKLDALLAEMDEIPIVQEFKTSQTNVNDLLQLVSSYISKTVTDEIIVATGGDVLRGETGSYVKNTTYGGGSCS; translated from the coding sequence ATGGCAAAATATACGAGAGCAGATATAGTTGAAAGAGCAAAAGAATTGGCACAAATGATCGCTGACACAGAAGAAGTGGAATACTTCAAACGTGCAGAAGAACAAATCAATGAAAACCAAAAGATCAAAGAAATGGTTGCAAGTGTAAAGAGCTTACAAAAACAGGCTGTTAATTTCCAACATTACGGGAAAACAGAAGCCTTGAAGAAAACAGAAGCGAAATTAGATGCACTTTTAGCAGAAATGGATGAAATTCCTATTGTGCAAGAATTTAAAACTTCCCAAACAAATGTAAACGATCTATTACAATTAGTTTCTTCCTATATCTCCAAAACAGTTACAGACGAAATCATCGTTGCAACTGGAGGAGATGTTCTTCGCGGAGAAACCGGCTCCTACGTAAAAAACACCACATACGGTGGAGGAAGCTGCTCATAA
- the miaB gene encoding tRNA (N6-isopentenyl adenosine(37)-C2)-methylthiotransferase MiaB — translation MNEKQRVEAGQVATGNSSDKKSEKDFSKYFESVYVPPSLKDAKKRGKEEVAYQDFSISEEFKNLGVGKKFYIRTYGCQMNEHDTEVMAGIFLALGYEATYTVNDADVILLNTCAIRENAENKVFGELGHLKTLKKSRPGLLIGVCGCMSQEESVVNKILKTYQQVDMIFGTHNIHRLPNILKDAYMSKEMVIEVWSKEGDVIENLPKNRKGEIKAWVNIMYGCDKFCTYCIVPYTRGKERSRRPEDIIQEVRHLAAQGYKEITLLGQNVNAYGKDFEDIKYGLGDLMDEIRKIDIPRIRFTTSHPRDFDDRLVEVLAKGGNLLDHIHLPVQSGSSEVLKLMARKYDRERYLELVGKIKAAMPNASLTTDIIVGFPNETEEQFEETMSLYREVEFDTAYTFIYSPREGTPAAKMVDNVPLEVKKDRLQRLNALVNEISAKKLKEYEGQIVEVLVEGESKKNPEVLAGYTDKSKLVNFRAPKSVIGKMVKVKVVKAKTWTLDGELVEEVAEEALEV, via the coding sequence ATGAATGAGAAACAAAGAGTGGAAGCAGGACAAGTAGCGACTGGAAATTCTTCGGACAAAAAATCCGAAAAGGATTTCAGCAAATACTTTGAGTCTGTTTATGTACCACCTTCCCTGAAAGATGCGAAAAAGCGCGGAAAAGAAGAGGTTGCCTATCAAGATTTTTCTATTTCTGAGGAGTTTAAAAACCTTGGGGTTGGCAAGAAATTTTATATCCGTACGTATGGTTGTCAGATGAATGAGCATGACACGGAAGTAATGGCAGGGATTTTCCTTGCGTTAGGCTACGAAGCGACCTATACAGTGAATGATGCGGATGTTATTCTTTTAAATACCTGTGCGATCCGGGAGAATGCAGAGAACAAAGTTTTTGGTGAACTAGGTCACTTAAAGACTTTGAAAAAATCAAGACCAGGTCTATTAATTGGTGTTTGTGGCTGTATGTCCCAGGAAGAATCAGTAGTGAATAAGATATTGAAAACGTATCAGCAAGTCGACATGATTTTCGGTACCCATAACATTCACCGACTTCCTAACATTTTAAAAGACGCTTACATGTCTAAAGAAATGGTGATTGAAGTTTGGTCTAAAGAAGGAGACGTTATCGAAAACCTTCCAAAGAACCGCAAAGGTGAAATCAAAGCTTGGGTAAATATCATGTACGGCTGTGACAAGTTCTGTACGTACTGTATTGTGCCATATACACGAGGTAAAGAGCGCAGCAGACGTCCAGAAGATATTATTCAAGAAGTGCGTCACTTGGCAGCGCAAGGTTATAAAGAAATTACATTGCTTGGACAGAATGTAAATGCGTATGGAAAAGATTTTGAGGATATAAAATATGGGCTTGGCGATTTAATGGATGAAATCCGTAAAATTGATATTCCTCGAATCCGTTTCACAACTAGTCATCCAAGAGACTTTGATGATCGCTTGGTCGAAGTGCTTGCTAAAGGCGGAAACCTTCTCGACCATATTCACTTACCAGTTCAGTCAGGCAGTTCGGAAGTATTGAAATTAATGGCACGTAAATATGATAGAGAACGATATCTTGAGCTAGTTGGTAAAATTAAAGCGGCAATGCCAAATGCTTCATTAACGACGGATATCATCGTTGGATTCCCTAATGAGACAGAAGAACAATTTGAAGAAACGATGTCTCTGTATCGTGAAGTGGAATTTGATACAGCATATACTTTCATCTATTCTCCACGTGAAGGTACTCCTGCTGCAAAAATGGTGGATAACGTTCCACTTGAAGTAAAAAAAGACCGCCTGCAACGACTTAACGCACTTGTAAATGAAATCTCTGCCAAGAAATTAAAAGAGTACGAAGGGCAGATTGTGGAAGTGTTAGTTGAGGGGGAAAGTAAGAAAAATCCGGAAGTTCTTGCCGGATACACAGATAAAAGTAAACTAGTTAACTTTAGAGCACCAAAATCTGTCATCGGTAAAATGGTCAAAGTGAAAGTTGTAAAAGCGAAAACTTGGACATTAGATGGAGAATTGGTGGAAGAAGTAGCAGAAGAAGCACTGGAGGTATAA
- the tdh gene encoding L-threonine 3-dehydrogenase, which translates to MNGKMKAIVKHQRGYGAELQMIDIPKIKEDEVLIKVKATSICGTDVHIYTWDEWSQSRVNPPYAFGHEFAGEIVEVGSKVNNVQLGDQVSAETHIVCYKCPQCLQGDYHICKDTKIIGVDTQGCFAEYVALPAVNVWKNPKEMPYDVASVQEPMGNAVHTVLAGDVTGKSVAVIGCGPIGIMAVGVAKAAGASQVIAIDLNEYRLDLATKMGATTVINAKEANPVEEVMKLTDGHGVEVVCEMSGHPIAMNQGFKMITNGGRVSILSLPVRPVELDITNDIVFKGVTVQGITGRKMYSTWQQVSSLLKSGQVDVKPMITHHFPLEEFEKGFDLMISGQCGKVVLHP; encoded by the coding sequence GTGAATGGAAAAATGAAGGCGATCGTGAAGCATCAACGAGGATATGGTGCCGAACTTCAAATGATAGATATACCAAAGATTAAAGAAGATGAAGTTTTAATAAAAGTGAAAGCAACATCTATATGTGGTACAGATGTTCATATTTATACATGGGATGAATGGTCTCAAAGCAGGGTAAACCCTCCATATGCATTCGGTCATGAATTTGCTGGTGAGATTGTGGAAGTAGGCAGCAAGGTTAATAATGTGCAATTGGGCGACCAAGTTTCCGCTGAAACGCATATCGTTTGCTACAAATGTCCCCAATGTCTTCAAGGTGACTATCACATTTGTAAAGATACAAAAATAATCGGGGTAGACACACAAGGTTGTTTTGCTGAATATGTCGCTCTTCCTGCGGTAAATGTATGGAAAAACCCTAAAGAAATGCCTTATGATGTTGCTTCTGTACAAGAGCCAATGGGAAATGCCGTTCATACAGTTCTTGCCGGTGATGTCACCGGAAAATCGGTGGCTGTAATTGGTTGCGGTCCTATCGGAATTATGGCAGTAGGTGTTGCCAAAGCGGCAGGTGCTTCTCAGGTTATTGCTATTGACCTGAATGAATATCGCTTAGATCTTGCTACGAAAATGGGTGCTACAACAGTTATCAATGCTAAAGAAGCTAATCCTGTTGAAGAAGTCATGAAGTTAACAGATGGACACGGTGTAGAAGTGGTATGTGAAATGTCAGGCCATCCTATTGCCATGAACCAAGGCTTTAAAATGATTACTAATGGCGGCAGAGTTTCCATCCTTAGCTTACCTGTACGTCCGGTGGAACTGGATATTACCAATGATATTGTATTTAAAGGTGTAACGGTTCAAGGAATTACAGGAAGAAAAATGTACTCTACATGGCAGCAAGTATCAAGTCTTCTTAAATCAGGTCAAGTGGATGTGAAACCGATGATTACTCATCATTTCCCACTTGAGGAATTTGAAAAAGGCTTTGATTTAATGATTTCCGGACAATGTGGTAAAGTTGTATTACATCCATAA
- a CDS encoding 2-oxoacid:ferredoxin oxidoreductase subunit beta: MATFKDFRNNVKPNWCPGCGDFSVQAAIQRAAANVGLEPENLAVVSGIGCSGRISGYINSYGFHGIHGRSLPIAQGVKMANKDLTVIASGGDGDGFAIGLGHTIHAIRRNIDVTYIVMDNQIYGLTKGQTSPRSEVGFKTKSTPQGSIESSLSVMEMALTAGATFVAQSFSTDLKDLTSLIEQGINHKGFSLINVFSPCVTYNKVNTYDWFKENLTKLADIEGYDAHNKVSAMQTLMEHNGLVTGLIYQNKDQQSYQDLVPNYSEEPLAKADLQLDEEQFNALVKEFM; this comes from the coding sequence ATGGCAACGTTTAAAGACTTTCGAAATAATGTAAAACCTAACTGGTGCCCTGGGTGTGGAGACTTCTCGGTACAAGCTGCCATTCAACGTGCTGCCGCAAATGTTGGTTTAGAGCCTGAAAATCTTGCAGTAGTATCTGGAATCGGGTGTTCTGGACGTATTTCCGGTTACATCAATTCCTACGGTTTCCATGGTATTCATGGTCGCTCTCTACCAATCGCACAAGGTGTGAAAATGGCGAATAAAGATCTTACGGTCATCGCTTCAGGTGGAGATGGAGATGGATTTGCCATCGGTTTAGGTCATACCATCCATGCCATTCGTCGAAATATTGATGTTACATACATCGTAATGGATAATCAGATTTATGGACTAACAAAAGGCCAAACATCACCACGAAGTGAAGTAGGATTCAAAACAAAATCTACACCACAAGGTTCCATTGAATCCTCACTGTCTGTAATGGAAATGGCGTTAACAGCAGGAGCGACATTTGTAGCGCAAAGCTTCTCAACTGATTTAAAAGATCTTACTTCCTTGATCGAACAAGGAATCAACCATAAAGGGTTCTCTTTAATCAACGTTTTTAGTCCGTGTGTGACATACAACAAAGTAAACACATACGACTGGTTCAAAGAAAACTTGACAAAGTTGGCTGATATTGAAGGATATGACGCTCACAACAAAGTTTCTGCGATGCAGACACTAATGGAGCATAACGGCCTAGTAACTGGTTTGATCTATCAGAATAAGGACCAACAATCTTATCAAGATTTGGTTCCTAATTATAGCGAAGAGCCTCTTGCAAAAGCAGATCTTCAATTAGACGAAGAACAATTCAACGCACTAGTAAAAGAATTTATGTAA